One Gadus morhua unplaced genomic scaffold, gadMor3.0, whole genome shotgun sequence genomic window carries:
- the sox9a gene encoding transcription factor SOX-9a: MNLLDPYLKMTEEQEKCCHSDVPSPSMSEEDSVGSPCPSGSGSDTENHRPSDNHLLLGQDHPMGEYKKEAEEEKFPVCIRDAVSQVLKGYDWTLVPMPVRVNGSSKNKPHVKRPMNAFMVWAQAARRKLADQYPHLHNAELSKTLGKLWRLLNEGEKRPFVEEAERLRVQHKKDHPDYKYQPRRRKSVKNGQSESEDGEQTHISPNAIFKALQQADSPTSSMGEVHSPGEHSGQSQGPPTPPTTPKTDLPSGGKGEILKREASGRPAPEGRQLNIDFGAVDIGELSSDVIINMGSFDVDEFDQYLPPHSHAHAHLTAGGYTGSYGQSASPGAHAWMLKQHQQQQQQQQQQQQQQQQQHSLTTLGGDGEQRTTQIKTEQLSPSHYREQQGSPPQHVAYGSFNLQHYSPASYPSITRGPSQYDYSEHQAAANSSSGTANSSSAAAATAAASSYYGGQGSSGLYAGFGYMNPSQRPMYTPIADPTGVPSVPQTHSPQHWEQQPVYTQLSRP, encoded by the exons ATGAATCTACTCGACCCCTACCTTAAAATGACAGAAGAACAGGAGAAGTGTTGTCACTCTGACGTGCCAAGCCCCAGCATGTCTGAAGAAGACTCCGTTGGCTCTCCTTGCCCGTCCGGCTCTGGGTCAGACACCGAGAACCACCGGCCGTCCGACAACCACCTCCTCTTAGGACAGGACCATCCTATGGGTGAATAcaagaaggaggcggaggaagagaAGTTCCCCGTGTGCATTAGAGATGCCGTGTCCCAGGTGCTGAAGGGCTACGACTGGACCCTGGTGCCCATGCCGGTGCGCGTAAACGGTTCCAGTAAAAATAAACCCCACGTGAAGAGACCGATGAACGCCTTCATGGTGTGGGCTCAGGCTGCACGGAGGAAGCTGGCGGACCAGTATCCACATCTCCACAACGCCGAACTCAGCAAGACTCTTGGCAAACTTTGGAG ACTTTTAAACGAAGGGGAGAAGCGCCCGTTTGTGGAAGAAGCCGAGCGCTTAAGGGTTCAACACAAAAAGGACCACCCGGACTACAAATACCAACCGAGGCGGAGGAAATCTGTCAAAAACGGTCAGAGCGAGTCCGAAGACGGCGAGCAAACACACATATCTCCAAATGCCATCTTCAAGGCGCTGCAGCAAGCCGACTCCCCAACCTCTAGCATGGGGGAGGTGCACTCCCCCGGCGAGCACTCAG GTCAGTCCCAAGGCCCACCGacgccccccaccacccccaagACCGACCTGCCCTCAGGGGGCAAGGGGGAGATCCTGAAGCGCGAGGCTTCGGGCCGTCCCGCGCCGGAGGGCCGCCAGCTCAACATCGACTTTGGCGCGGTGGACATCGGCGAGCTGAGCAGCGACGTCATCATCAACATGGGCAGCTTCGACGTGGACGAGTTCGACCAGTACCTGCCGCCCCACagccacgcccacgcccacctGACGGCCGGCGGCTACACGGGGAGCTACGGCCAGTCGGCTAGCCCGGGCGCCCACGCCTGGATGCTgaagcagcatcagcagcagcagcagcagcagcagcagcagcagcagcagcagcagcagcagcactctcTGACCACGCTGGGCGGAGACGGCGAGCAGAGGACCACCCAGATCAAGACGGAGCAACTGAGCCCCAGCCACTACCGCGAGCAGCAGGGCTCGCCTCCGCAGCACGTGGCCTACGGCTCCTTCAACCTGCAGCACTACAGCCCGGCCTCCTACCCCTCCATCACCCGCGGGCCGTCCCAGTACGACTACTCAGAACACCAGGCGGCCGCAAACTCCTCCAGCGGCACCGCtaactcctcctccgccgccgccgcgaccgCCGCCGCGTCCTCCTACTACGGCGGGCAGGGCTCCTCCGGCCTCTACGCCGGCTTCGGCTACATGAACCCCAGCCAGAGGCCCATGTACACCCCCATCGCCGACCCCACCGGAGTGCCCAGCGTGCCCCAGACCCACAGTCCGCAGCACTGGGAGCAGCAGCCCGTCTACACGCAGCTGTCCCGGCCCTGA